One Methylosinus sp. C49 DNA segment encodes these proteins:
- a CDS encoding OmpW family outer membrane protein, whose product MRSVLRGALAASVLTAASATVQAADLPSMKSAPLPPPPPAFSWTGLYGGINIGYGFGDSSRETGGLGYISAGSLAPVTPLGSAWGASQDLHGVIGGGQVGYNHQVNPWLVLGLEADIQATDVESKAKSAVGVFDGNGAHLQSADSTKGVDWFGTVRGRVGFVLPSIPNLMIYGTGGFAYGQVIHNVGFADNFAAAGAGFLGGAVGHGYSDDTRTGWTAGGGVEWSPIPNWSVKAEYLYVDLGSTNANSVSLNGGTAAILGTTTPVFAATQNSPTRFHNVRVGLNWHFDPFAPGLVSRADGLSSLKEPPPPAFVDSYQPFQVRLKVGSVIPLDGHGTVYDQGIGHPALGSIGRLSGLTGANGVISGASTNTSTSIIPMLDVAYYLTKNWAIEAICCIAPHHIQGTGTIASDFARSWVFPPSLMAQYHFTNFGQFQPYLGVGANFTAFWGTRVNNDVWGIPFAPGSALAGLGLPGALATFQWATVAPSWGVVGQAGFDYMFNEHWGVNVDVKYIGIHPMVHATAVAFVPGAPALGPIFVPVKVSLPINPIVVSAGVTYRFGGGLLQPVLAKY is encoded by the coding sequence ATGAGAAGTGTTTTGCGCGGCGCGCTCGCCGCATCCGTGTTGACCGCAGCGAGCGCTACGGTTCAGGCGGCCGATCTTCCTTCGATGAAGAGCGCGCCGCTGCCGCCGCCGCCACCGGCTTTCAGCTGGACCGGCCTCTACGGCGGTATCAACATCGGCTATGGCTTCGGCGATTCCAGCCGGGAGACGGGTGGTCTCGGCTATATTTCGGCGGGCTCGCTCGCGCCGGTCACGCCGCTGGGCTCCGCCTGGGGCGCCTCGCAGGATCTGCACGGCGTCATCGGCGGCGGACAGGTCGGCTATAATCATCAGGTCAACCCCTGGCTGGTTCTCGGCCTCGAGGCCGATATTCAGGCCACGGACGTGGAGAGCAAGGCGAAATCGGCGGTCGGCGTCTTCGACGGCAATGGCGCGCATCTGCAGAGCGCCGATTCGACCAAGGGCGTCGACTGGTTCGGCACTGTGCGCGGCCGCGTCGGCTTCGTGCTTCCGTCCATTCCCAATCTGATGATCTATGGCACGGGCGGCTTCGCGTATGGCCAGGTGATCCACAATGTCGGCTTCGCGGATAATTTCGCCGCCGCGGGCGCCGGCTTCCTGGGCGGCGCGGTCGGCCATGGCTATTCGGACGACACGCGCACCGGCTGGACGGCGGGCGGCGGCGTCGAATGGTCGCCGATCCCGAACTGGTCGGTCAAAGCCGAATATCTCTATGTCGATCTCGGCTCGACCAACGCCAATTCCGTCTCTCTGAACGGCGGCACGGCGGCGATCCTCGGCACGACGACGCCCGTCTTCGCCGCGACGCAGAATTCGCCGACCCGCTTCCACAATGTCCGCGTCGGCCTCAACTGGCACTTCGACCCCTTCGCGCCCGGCCTCGTCTCGCGCGCCGACGGCCTGTCGTCGCTCAAGGAGCCGCCGCCGCCGGCCTTCGTCGACAGCTATCAGCCCTTCCAGGTTCGCCTGAAGGTCGGCAGCGTCATTCCGCTGGACGGCCATGGCACTGTCTATGACCAGGGCATCGGCCATCCGGCGCTCGGCTCCATCGGCCGCCTCTCGGGCCTCACCGGCGCGAATGGCGTGATCTCCGGCGCCAGCACCAATACCTCGACGTCGATCATTCCCATGCTCGACGTCGCCTATTACCTCACGAAGAACTGGGCGATCGAGGCGATCTGCTGCATCGCGCCGCATCACATTCAGGGCACCGGCACCATCGCCAGCGACTTCGCGCGCTCCTGGGTGTTCCCGCCGTCCCTGATGGCGCAGTATCACTTCACCAACTTCGGCCAGTTCCAGCCCTATCTCGGCGTCGGCGCGAATTTCACGGCCTTCTGGGGCACGCGCGTCAACAACGACGTCTGGGGCATCCCCTTCGCGCCGGGCTCGGCGCTGGCCGGTCTCGGCCTGCCCGGAGCGCTCGCCACCTTCCAATGGGCGACTGTCGCTCCCTCTTGGGGCGTGGTCGGCCAGGCCGGCTTCGACTATATGTTCAACGAGCATTGGGGCGTGAACGTCGACGTCAAATATATCGGCATTCATCCGATGGTTCACGCGACGGCCGTCGCTTTCGTGCCGGGGGCGCCGGCGCTCGGCCCGATCTTCGTTCCGGTCAAAGTGTCGCTGCCGATCAACCCGATCGTCGTCTCGGCGGGCGTCACCTATCGCTTCGGCGGCGGCCTGCTGCAGCCCGTGCTCGCCAAATATTGA
- a CDS encoding DGQHR domain-containing protein, translating to MENPIDAPPSDHAEPSQVEPALEAALPGERDEASDAPGRTGAGFANAPALLVTQGKHRFYTLVLPSDLLAATCTVEARLDNPIDGFQRLLDKKRAREIADYIDSGFGSVPSAIILSAQPRAQLQFDRKSGELTFRKDPRSFLIIDGQHRVYGFNLAAKSVKVPVVVYNRLTRSQECQLFMDINTKQRPVPPELLLDIRRLSESETEAEALLHNVFDLFSNDEKSVLSGLLSPSERRKGKISRVTFNAALKSIDGAFVDASAQDVYQVLNAYLRACLNGLRYHGAEANIANPALFKALILLFANVAERVSDRYGGRYTTQNFEDILGPFFRKLKKSELPKPATGHLALYEHYRKALSSGFSLKQWLFA from the coding sequence ATGGAAAATCCGATCGACGCGCCGCCTTCCGATCATGCCGAGCCGAGCCAGGTCGAGCCTGCGCTCGAAGCTGCGCTTCCCGGCGAGCGCGACGAGGCGTCGGATGCTCCGGGACGGACGGGCGCCGGCTTCGCCAACGCCCCGGCTCTGCTCGTCACCCAGGGCAAGCATCGCTTCTACACCCTGGTTCTGCCGAGCGATCTGCTGGCCGCCACTTGCACGGTGGAGGCGCGGCTCGACAATCCGATCGACGGCTTCCAGCGCCTGCTCGACAAAAAACGCGCGCGCGAGATCGCCGATTATATCGACAGCGGCTTCGGCAGCGTGCCGAGCGCGATCATTCTCTCCGCGCAGCCGCGCGCGCAGCTGCAATTCGACCGCAAGAGCGGCGAGCTGACCTTCCGCAAGGATCCGCGCTCCTTCCTCATCATCGACGGGCAGCATCGCGTCTATGGCTTCAATCTGGCGGCCAAGAGCGTGAAAGTGCCGGTCGTCGTCTACAATAGGCTGACGCGATCGCAGGAATGTCAGCTGTTCATGGACATCAACACCAAGCAGCGTCCGGTGCCGCCGGAGCTGCTGCTGGACATTCGCCGTCTCTCCGAATCGGAGACCGAGGCCGAGGCGCTGCTGCACAATGTCTTCGATCTCTTCTCCAATGACGAGAAGAGTGTGCTCTCCGGCCTGCTGAGCCCCTCGGAGCGGCGCAAAGGCAAGATCTCGCGCGTGACCTTCAACGCCGCGCTGAAATCCATCGACGGCGCTTTCGTCGACGCCTCGGCGCAGGATGTCTATCAGGTGCTCAACGCCTATCTGCGCGCCTGCCTCAACGGCCTGCGCTATCATGGCGCGGAGGCGAATATCGCCAATCCGGCGCTGTTCAAGGCGCTGATCCTGCTCTTCGCCAATGTCGCCGAGCGCGTCTCGGACCGCTATGGCGGCCGCTACACCACGCAGAATTTCGAGGATATTCTCGGCCCTTTCTTCCGCAAGCTGAAGAAGAGCGAGCTGCCCAAGCCCGCGACCGGCCATTTGGCGCTCTATGAGCATTATCGGAAAGCGCTGAGCTCGGGCTTCTCGCTCAAGCAATGGCTGTTCGCATGA
- a CDS encoding DUF4169 family protein, with translation MSEIVNLRRARKLRDKRSKEAEAEANRIAHGRTKAERELSEATARLEKEKLDAHRLEESRSEPE, from the coding sequence ATGAGCGAGATCGTCAATCTGCGACGCGCTCGCAAGCTCAGGGACAAGCGCTCCAAAGAGGCGGAGGCGGAAGCCAATCGCATCGCGCATGGCCGCACCAAGGCCGAGCGAGAACTCAGCGAAGCGACCGCGCGTCTCGAGAAAGAAAAGCTCGACGCGCATCGGCTGGAAGAGTCGCGATCAGAGCCGGAGTGA
- a CDS encoding ClpXP protease specificity-enhancing factor SspB, translating to MSTDLIRYDLLVQDALRGVMRKVLADASAAGRLPGDHHFTISFRTKAPGVRISKRLAEQWPQEMTIILQHQYSNLIVDERGFSVGLSFRSIPEQLYVPFEAVTVFSDPSVDFGLKWEVDELAPAREEEEPARFPARPQPAAGETTPVRPGPRVARSEKRQEPAPMTEESGGDAAKIVSIDAFRKKT from the coding sequence ATGTCCACCGACCTCATCAGATACGATCTTCTCGTCCAGGACGCACTTCGCGGCGTCATGCGCAAGGTTCTCGCCGATGCATCGGCCGCGGGCCGTCTGCCGGGCGACCATCATTTCACCATCAGCTTTCGCACCAAGGCGCCGGGGGTCCGAATTTCCAAGCGCCTCGCGGAGCAATGGCCGCAGGAGATGACCATCATCCTGCAGCATCAATATTCCAATCTCATCGTCGATGAGCGCGGCTTCTCGGTCGGCCTGTCCTTCCGCAGCATTCCCGAGCAGCTCTATGTGCCCTTCGAGGCGGTGACTGTCTTCTCTGATCCTTCCGTCGATTTCGGCCTCAAATGGGAGGTCGACGAGCTCGCCCCCGCCCGCGAGGAAGAGGAGCCGGCCCGTTTCCCGGCGCGGCCGCAGCCCGCCGCCGGCGAGACGACGCCCGTCCGGCCCGGCCCGCGCGTCGCCCGCAGCGAGAAGCGTCAGGAGCCGGCGCCCATGACCGAGGAGAGCGGCGGCGACGCCGCCAAGATCGTCTCCATCGACGCCTTCCGCAAGAAGACCTGA
- a CDS encoding helix-hairpin-helix domain-containing protein, whose translation MKTNAILAIALFASAPAFAQTATVPGAKPPAGPAAAATTATAPVKQVVAVSQPLDINSATVEQLSGVKGLTHTLAEAIVKGRPYKTTDELVKNRILTDALFAQVKDGLTVKDGQAIKHN comes from the coding sequence ATGAAGACCAACGCCATTCTCGCCATCGCCCTTTTCGCTTCCGCTCCGGCTTTCGCCCAGACCGCGACCGTCCCCGGCGCGAAGCCCCCGGCCGGCCCCGCCGCCGCCGCGACCACCGCGACTGCGCCGGTCAAGCAGGTCGTCGCCGTCTCCCAGCCGCTCGACATCAATTCCGCGACGGTGGAGCAGCTCTCCGGCGTGAAAGGCCTCACCCACACTCTGGCCGAGGCGATCGTCAAGGGCCGCCCTTATAAGACCACGGACGAGCTGGTGAAGAACCGCATTCTCACCGACGCCCTGTTCGCCCAGGTCAAGGATGGGCTGACCGTCAAGGATGGCCAGGCCATCAAGCACAACTGA
- the pth gene encoding aminoacyl-tRNA hydrolase, which translates to MLLFVGLGNPGREYAGNRHNIGFMAVEKIADAHGFSASRARFQGLVREGTIAGERVLALLPQTYMNESGRSVGEALRFHKIALSDVVVFHDELDLAPAKCRVKIGGGAAGHNGLRSIGAHIGQDFKRMRLGIGHPGDKARVHSYVLGDFAKSEEPWVKALCGALADNAALIVKGDDAGLQNKIHLAMDAAGFAAPKRVGEKRVGEA; encoded by the coding sequence ATGCTGCTTTTCGTCGGCCTCGGCAATCCCGGCCGCGAATATGCCGGGAACCGGCACAATATCGGCTTCATGGCGGTCGAAAAGATCGCCGACGCCCATGGCTTCTCTGCGTCGCGCGCGCGTTTCCAGGGCCTCGTCCGCGAGGGGACGATCGCCGGCGAGCGCGTGCTCGCGCTGCTGCCGCAGACCTATATGAACGAATCGGGCCGCTCGGTCGGCGAGGCGCTGCGCTTTCACAAGATCGCGCTGTCGGATGTCGTCGTCTTCCATGACGAGCTCGATCTCGCCCCCGCCAAATGCCGCGTGAAGATCGGCGGCGGCGCGGCCGGACACAATGGCCTGCGCTCCATCGGCGCCCATATCGGGCAGGATTTCAAGCGCATGCGGCTCGGCATCGGCCATCCGGGCGACAAGGCGCGCGTGCATTCTTACGTTTTGGGCGATTTCGCCAAGAGCGAGGAGCCCTGGGTGAAGGCGCTCTGCGGCGCGCTGGCCGACAATGCCGCGCTGATCGTCAAAGGCGACGACGCCGGCCTGCAGAACAAGATTCATCTCGCCATGGACGCCGCCGGCTTCGCCGCGCCCAAGCGCGTGGGCGAGAAGCGCGTGGGCGAGGCGTGA
- a CDS encoding 50S ribosomal protein L25/general stress protein Ctc, translating to MAEIKKLAATVRSGTGKGAARSVRREGRIPGVIYGGGEAPTPLSLDKKELTKLIYAGHFLTTIFELDIDGKPERVIPRDYQLDVVKDFPLHVDFLRLKAGSRLRVDVPVHFVNHEAAPGIKRGGSLNIVFHAIEMWVPADNIPDAITADLTGLDFNDSLQISAFTLPANCKPTNPDKNFTVASIAPPVITAEEIAAAAAAAAAPVKGKGGKAAPAAKAAPAAKAPEKKK from the coding sequence ATGGCCGAGATCAAGAAGCTCGCGGCCACGGTGCGCAGCGGGACAGGCAAGGGGGCCGCCCGCAGCGTTCGCCGTGAGGGCCGTATACCAGGAGTCATCTATGGCGGCGGCGAGGCGCCGACGCCGCTGTCGCTCGACAAGAAAGAGCTGACCAAGCTCATCTACGCCGGGCATTTCCTCACGACGATCTTCGAGCTCGACATCGACGGCAAGCCCGAGCGCGTCATTCCGCGCGACTATCAGCTCGATGTCGTCAAGGACTTCCCGCTGCATGTCGACTTCCTGCGGCTGAAGGCCGGCTCGCGCCTGCGCGTCGACGTGCCGGTGCATTTCGTCAATCATGAAGCGGCGCCCGGCATCAAGCGCGGCGGCTCGCTCAACATCGTCTTCCACGCGATCGAGATGTGGGTGCCGGCCGACAATATCCCCGACGCCATCACCGCCGATCTCACCGGCCTCGACTTCAACGATTCGCTGCAGATTTCGGCTTTCACCCTGCCGGCGAACTGCAAGCCGACCAATCCCGACAAGAACTTCACCGTGGCGTCGATCGCGCCGCCGGTGATCACGGCCGAGGAGATCGCGGCCGCTGCGGCGGCGGCCGCGGCTCCGGTCAAGGGCAAGGGCGGCAAGGCCGCCCCGGCAGCCAAGGCCGCTCCGGCCGCCAAGGCTCCCGAGAAAAAGAAGTAA
- a CDS encoding DUF2200 domain-containing protein — protein MTKRRIYTTSFASVYPLYVAKAEKKGRTKEEVDQIISWVTGYDRAGLQDRLNAQADFETFFALAPKLNPLRASVKGVVCGVRVEEIAEPIMREIRYLDKLIDELARGKALDKILRKS, from the coding sequence ATGACGAAACGCCGAATTTATACGACGAGCTTTGCGAGCGTCTATCCTCTCTATGTCGCAAAAGCCGAGAAGAAGGGGCGCACCAAGGAGGAGGTCGATCAGATCATCTCTTGGGTGACAGGCTATGATCGAGCGGGGCTTCAGGATCGACTGAACGCGCAGGCCGACTTCGAGACATTTTTTGCGCTCGCTCCAAAGCTCAATCCTTTGCGCGCCTCCGTCAAAGGCGTCGTCTGCGGCGTTCGAGTGGAGGAAATCGCGGAGCCGATCATGCGGGAAATAAGATATTTGGATAAATTGATCGACGAGCTGGCGCGCGGGAAGGCGCTCGACAAGATTCTTCGCAAGAGCTGA
- a CDS encoding metalloregulator ArsR/SmtB family transcription factor has product MQDPLSATFAALADPTRRAILARLAQGEASVGELAAPFSISQPAVSKHLKVLEQAGLITRGRAAQSRPCKLDAARLREVSDWLETYRRFWEESFDRLDAYLAQLQKGDPDAPKN; this is encoded by the coding sequence ATGCAGGATCCCCTCAGCGCTACCTTCGCCGCTCTCGCGGACCCGACGCGCCGCGCGATCCTCGCCCGGCTCGCGCAGGGCGAAGCCTCGGTCGGCGAGCTCGCCGCGCCTTTTTCCATCAGCCAGCCGGCAGTCTCGAAGCATTTGAAGGTGCTCGAGCAGGCTGGCCTCATCACTCGCGGCCGCGCCGCGCAATCGCGTCCCTGCAAGCTGGACGCGGCGCGGCTGCGCGAAGTTTCCGATTGGCTCGAGACCTATCGGCGTTTTTGGGAGGAGAGCTTCGATCGGCTCGACGCCTATCTCGCGCAATTGCAAAAGGGCGACCCCGATGCTCCGAAGAATTGA
- a CDS encoding SRPBCC domain-containing protein: MLRRIDDAIPPLTITRRFAAPPALLFDAWLDPKAVGGWLFRTPNGQSAHVEIDARIGGGFAIHEQRGDILATHFGEYLEIERPSRLVFTFGGQREGPFTRVEIDIRPDGAGSLLTLTQFLTPEWATKSLAFRSGWTGILEGLARETGEADAPHRLILLRTFEAPRALVFKCWTEPQHMMRWLCPAIFNVLFVENDLRIGGKWRAGMRSPEGEEFIHHGEYLEIDAPSRLVLTHQWERNHLEPKALTTIEVELTEQGGKTEMIFVQSGLATAESAASHQHGWTGAFDYLAELARELATSDQ; encoded by the coding sequence ATGCTCCGAAGAATTGACGACGCCATCCCGCCGCTCACGATCACGCGGCGCTTCGCCGCGCCGCCGGCGCTGCTCTTCGACGCCTGGCTCGATCCGAAGGCGGTCGGCGGCTGGCTGTTCCGTACGCCGAATGGCCAATCCGCGCATGTCGAGATCGACGCGCGCATCGGCGGCGGCTTCGCCATCCACGAGCAGCGCGGCGATATCCTCGCGACGCATTTCGGCGAATATCTCGAGATCGAACGCCCGAGCCGTCTCGTCTTCACTTTCGGCGGGCAGCGCGAAGGGCCGTTCACGCGCGTCGAGATCGACATTCGTCCCGACGGCGCCGGAAGCCTCTTGACGCTGACGCAATTTCTCACCCCGGAATGGGCGACGAAATCCCTCGCTTTCCGTTCCGGCTGGACCGGAATTCTCGAGGGCCTCGCGCGTGAGACCGGCGAAGCGGATGCGCCGCATCGGCTCATTCTGCTGCGCACATTCGAGGCGCCCCGCGCGCTCGTCTTCAAATGCTGGACCGAGCCGCAGCATATGATGCGTTGGCTCTGCCCCGCGATATTCAATGTGCTGTTTGTCGAGAATGATCTGCGAATCGGCGGCAAATGGCGCGCCGGAATGCGCTCGCCGGAGGGCGAGGAGTTCATCCATCATGGCGAATATCTCGAGATCGACGCGCCTTCGCGTCTCGTGCTGACGCATCAATGGGAGCGCAATCATCTCGAGCCGAAAGCGCTGACGACGATCGAGGTGGAGCTCACCGAGCAGGGCGGCAAGACCGAGATGATCTTCGTGCAGAGCGGCCTCGCCACCGCGGAGTCCGCTGCCTCGCACCAGCATGGCTGGACCGGCGCATTCGACTATCTCGCCGAGCTCGCGCGCGAGCTGGCGACAAGCGATCAGTGA
- a CDS encoding SRPBCC family protein translates to MSDDARISVPSDAPEISGTRLFDAPRALVFDAFAAPDRLARWFGPKGFSLTTQAFEFAPGGVWRFVMHGPDGRDYENKIVFREILRPERIAYFHPGDDETVEPVRMETVIALSQEGEKTRIEWRMRFPSLSERDRVERDYGAAIGLAENLGRLGDFVEESAGPVFVASRRFAASRELLWKAFAEPERMAQWFGPKGIPVVASQMDFRPGGSYHYGLRTPDGGAIWGLFEYREIEAPARFTLIASFSDANRGLARHPLSATWPLKVETTYRFTDSDGASELTLRARPFEASAEEIATFAGALDAMSDGWAGTFEQLENYLVQG, encoded by the coding sequence ATGTCCGACGATGCTCGCATTTCAGTCCCTTCGGACGCGCCCGAGATTTCCGGGACGCGTCTCTTCGATGCGCCGCGCGCGCTTGTTTTCGACGCTTTCGCCGCGCCCGATCGACTGGCGCGATGGTTCGGGCCGAAGGGTTTTTCGCTCACGACGCAAGCTTTCGAATTCGCGCCGGGCGGCGTCTGGCGCTTCGTCATGCACGGCCCGGACGGGCGCGATTATGAGAATAAGATCGTCTTTCGCGAAATCCTGCGGCCAGAGCGTATCGCCTATTTTCATCCAGGCGATGACGAGACTGTCGAGCCGGTGCGAATGGAGACGGTCATCGCCCTCTCGCAGGAAGGCGAGAAGACGCGCATCGAATGGCGAATGCGCTTTCCCTCGCTCTCCGAGCGCGATCGTGTCGAGCGCGACTATGGCGCCGCCATCGGCCTTGCCGAAAATCTCGGACGGCTCGGCGATTTCGTCGAGGAATCGGCGGGTCCCGTCTTCGTCGCGTCACGCCGCTTCGCCGCCTCGCGCGAGCTCTTGTGGAAGGCGTTCGCGGAGCCGGAGCGCATGGCGCAATGGTTCGGACCGAAAGGGATTCCCGTCGTCGCGTCGCAAATGGATTTTCGTCCCGGCGGCTCCTATCACTATGGGCTGCGGACGCCGGACGGCGGCGCCATATGGGGGCTCTTCGAATATCGCGAGATCGAGGCGCCCGCGCGCTTCACGCTCATCGCCTCCTTCTCCGACGCGAATCGCGGGCTGGCGCGGCATCCGCTGAGCGCGACTTGGCCGCTGAAGGTCGAGACGACCTATCGATTCACGGACAGCGACGGCGCCAGCGAGCTGACGCTGCGCGCGCGGCCCTTCGAGGCGAGCGCCGAGGAGATCGCGACTTTCGCCGGCGCGCTCGACGCCATGAGCGATGGGTGGGCAGGGACATTCGAGCAGCTCGAGAACTATCTCGTCCAGGGCTGA
- a CDS encoding VOC family protein produces MTMKPYLFFSGRADEAIAFYQKALGAEVQFLLRFDESPEPPPPGALAPDWGRKIMHSCLRIGDSEIFLSDGCGTDSARFEGFGVSLEAQSAAQAEGFYAALLDGGEARMPLGETFFATSFGMAVDRFGVLWMIIVPK; encoded by the coding sequence ATGACGATGAAGCCTTATCTGTTCTTTTCCGGCCGCGCCGATGAAGCCATCGCTTTCTACCAGAAAGCGCTCGGCGCCGAGGTTCAATTCTTGTTGCGCTTCGACGAGAGCCCCGAGCCGCCGCCGCCCGGCGCGCTCGCGCCCGATTGGGGACGGAAGATCATGCATTCCTGCCTGCGGATCGGCGATTCGGAAATTTTCCTTTCGGACGGCTGCGGAACCGACTCCGCTCGCTTCGAGGGCTTCGGCGTCTCGCTCGAGGCGCAGAGCGCGGCGCAGGCGGAGGGCTTCTATGCCGCGCTCCTCGACGGGGGCGAAGCGCGCATGCCCTTGGGCGAGACCTTTTTCGCGACGAGCTTCGGCATGGCGGTCGATCGCTTCGGCGTGCTGTGGATGATCATCGTTCCCAAATAG
- a CDS encoding VOC family protein, which translates to MTIQPYLIFDGRAEEAAAFYEKALGAQVQMLMRYKDSPLAPPADMMPPGWNAKVMHMALKIGDAVVFGSDGDGAESGGFKGFSLSYSAKTLEEAERVFTALADGGETQMRLTKTFFSPAFGILTDRFGVPWMVVVPQ; encoded by the coding sequence ATGACAATTCAACCCTATCTCATCTTCGACGGCCGCGCCGAGGAAGCCGCCGCCTTCTATGAGAAAGCGCTCGGGGCGCAGGTTCAGATGCTGATGCGCTACAAGGATTCGCCTCTGGCGCCGCCGGCGGACATGATGCCGCCGGGCTGGAACGCCAAGGTGATGCATATGGCGCTGAAGATCGGCGACGCCGTTGTCTTCGGCTCGGATGGCGACGGCGCCGAGAGCGGCGGCTTCAAAGGCTTCTCGCTCTCCTACAGCGCCAAGACGCTCGAGGAGGCCGAACGCGTCTTCACGGCGCTCGCCGATGGCGGCGAGACGCAGATGCGCTTGACCAAGACCTTCTTCTCACCCGCTTTCGGCATACTCACCGATCGCTTCGGCGTTCCCTGGATGGTGGTCGTGCCGCAATGA
- a CDS encoding SRPBCC family protein, translated as MLEIIGAGVALIIAIILVLAARQPDICHIARSIFVAAPPERVFPLVDDPRATNEWSPFVKDESVKLSYAGPERGVGAACDFEGDAKVGAGRVEIVESVAPSKVVVALRLDRPMRCENRVEFTIAPQDGGSLVTWDMKGRQPFVGKLFSLVMKPEKMVGGAFEQGLSDLKRLVETAREEAAG; from the coding sequence ATGTTGGAAATCATCGGCGCCGGCGTCGCCCTCATCATCGCCATTATTCTCGTGCTGGCGGCGCGCCAGCCGGACATTTGCCATATCGCGCGCTCCATATTCGTCGCCGCGCCGCCGGAGCGCGTTTTCCCGCTCGTCGACGATCCGCGCGCCACCAATGAATGGAGTCCTTTCGTGAAGGACGAGAGCGTGAAGCTCTCCTATGCCGGCCCGGAGCGCGGCGTCGGCGCGGCTTGCGATTTCGAAGGCGATGCAAAAGTCGGCGCCGGACGAGTCGAGATCGTCGAATCCGTCGCGCCGTCGAAAGTGGTCGTCGCCTTGCGGTTGGATCGGCCGATGAGATGCGAGAATCGCGTCGAATTCACCATTGCGCCGCAGGATGGCGGCTCGCTCGTCACCTGGGACATGAAGGGTCGCCAGCCCTTCGTCGGCAAACTGTTCAGCCTCGTCATGAAGCCGGAGAAGATGGTCGGCGGGGCCTTCGAGCAGGGCCTCTCCGATTTGAAGCGCCTCGTCGAGACAGCGCGCGAGGAGGCGGCGGGCTGA